TGAGTGAATTGCTAAATACCGCTGGGGTGCCGAAGGGGTCGTTCTACCATTACTTTGGTTCCAAAGAGCACTTTGGTTGCGTATTGGTTCAACAGTACCTAGATGAATACATGGCAGCCATGGATACCCTGTTCGTTCCGGATAATGGAAACATGAGGGAGAGGCTGTTTCAGTATTGGAATCTTTGGGAGAACTACCAACATTCTGAGGACGCTTCCAAACACTGCCTGATTGTAAAGCTGAGCGCGGAAATCGCAGATTTCTCAGATGACATGAGAGAGTTGCTGGCGGAAATGACGGCGAAGGTTGAACGGCGTCTTGGTGATGCCATTGAAGCGGGGATTCACGATGGGTCGATAGCCCGCACAGTGGATGCCCGGCTGACGGCACAGATACTCTACCAGATGTGGCTCGGAGCGAGCCTTATCGGAAAACTTACACGGACAAAGGAGTCTCTTCTAAAGGCTCTTAGCGTAACGGAAATGATG
The sequence above is drawn from the Pseudovibrio sp. Tun.PSC04-5.I4 genome and encodes:
- a CDS encoding TetR/AcrR family transcriptional regulator encodes the protein MKMKKSEATRLHILETGRKLIAAQGFSSMGLSELLNTAGVPKGSFYHYFGSKEHFGCVLVQQYLDEYMAAMDTLFVPDNGNMRERLFQYWNLWENYQHSEDASKHCLIVKLSAEIADFSDDMRELLAEMTAKVERRLGDAIEAGIHDGSIARTVDARLTAQILYQMWLGASLIGKLTRTKESLLKALSVTEMMLPAA